From the Desulfovibrio sp. genome, the window GCTCCAGGGCCTGAACAAGCCTGTCAACGATCTCTCGCGCGGCTGCACCGTGCCCGACATCGTCAATACCGTGGCTATCACTGCGGTGCAGGCCGCTGCCGAAAAGGCCGCGCAGAAATAATTGCAGATATTCAGCCCCGGCTGACATGAGCTTTCGGCGGTTTGCCTGACAGGGCAAACCGCCGCATAAAGCCTGCCGCCGCAAAAACATTACTGACGCAAGGCATGCGCCACAAACTGCCGGCCCGCGATCAGAATAAACAAGTTCAAGGAAAGGAAGAGTTATGAAAATTCTGGTGATTAACGCGGGTTCCTCGTCCTGCAAATATCAGTTGCTGGAAATGGACACGCGCAGCGTGCTCTGCTCCGGTCTTGCCGAGCGCATCGGTCAGGAAGGCGGACGCCTCACCCACAAAATCGCCCCCGATACGGACAAGGAAGAAAAGCTTGTTCGCGAGGCCTTCTTCCCCACCCATGTGGAAGCCATGGAACTGGTCATCGCTCTACTGACCGACGCCGACAAGGGCGTTATCAAGGACAAGAGCGAGATCTACGCCATCGGCCACCGCGTGCTGCACGGCGGCGAAGCCGTGAGCGATCCCGTGCTGGTGAACGAACGTGTGAAGCAGATTGTGGAAGAATGCGCCGTGCTTGGCCCCTTGCACAACCCCGCCAACCTCATGGGCATTGAAGTGGCTGAAAAGCTCTTCCCCGGCGTTCCCAACGTGGCTGTGTTCGATACCGAATTCGGCATGGGCATGCCCAAGGAAGCCTTCATGTACGCTCTGCCCTATGAGCTGTACGAAGAACTGCGCATCCGCCGCTACGGCTTCCACGGCACCTCGCACAAGTACATTGCCAACGCCACTGCCGAGTTCCTTGGCAAGCCCCTTTCCGAGCTGCGCTCCATAACCATGCACCTCGGCAACGGCTCTTCCATGAGCTGCGTGAAAAACGGCAAGTGCTTTGACACCAGCATGGGCCTCACCCCGCTGGAAGGCCTTGTGATGGGCACCCGCTGCGGCACCATTGACCCGGCCATCGTGCCCTTTGTCATGGAAAAGAAGGGGCTCAGCCCCTCCGAAGCCGACACCCTGATGAACAAGAAGTCCGGCCTGCTTGGCCTGTGCGGCTACACCGACATGCGCGATGTGCATGCTCAGGTGGACAAGGGCAACGAGCGCGCCGAACTGGCCCTCAAGCTGCTCGTGCGCAGCATCAAAAAGACCCTTGGTTCCTACTTCTTCCTGCTTGAAGGCAACGTGGACGCCCTGGTGTTCACCGCCGGCATCGGCGAAAACGATGACATCGTCCGCGCCATGGTCTGCGAAGGCCTTGAAGCCTTCGGCATCAAGCTGAACAAGGAAGAAAACAGCACCCGCAAGCCCGGCGCGCGTATCATCACCACGCCGGACAGCAAGATCCCCGTGATCATCATCCCCACCAACGAAGAGCTCCAGATCGCCCTTGCCACGGTGGAAGTGCTGAAAAAGTAAGATCCCTTACTTTTGCCTTATTGCATGTCAAAGGCCGCCCCCGAAAGGAGGCGGCCTTTTGTTTTGTCGTGCGTTGCTCGCGTGAGTGCGCACCGCGCGTGGCTTCACCGCGAGCTTACCCTTAAATCACTGTGTCGGGATATAAAGCCTCATTGCAAAAAATCCAACCTTCCAGCCGCTAACGTATGGATTTGTATCCATCGTAGGTTTTGAGCTTGCCTGTGAGTTTGGGAGCGTCATTGATCAGCACGGGCACAGGGGTGCCGTTTTCGAGCTTTTTCAGCCAGGCTTCGGCCTTGCTGCTGAGCAGTTCGGGCTTGTCCTTGCCCAGTTGCTGCACTTCGGGCCGGGGCCACAAAAATCCGCCGTTTTCGTTACGTCCTTGCAGGAGGTAACGGGTATTGCCCTGCTGCACGGCCTTGGCCACAGTGAGCTTTTTCTGGTTCTGGTACAGGGCCACGGCTGCCAGAATACCGGCATCGTCCTTGCGGGCGCGGTTGAGCGCAAGGCCAACGGCGGTGTCGGCGTATTCGCTCACAAAGTTGAAATCGCCCTGAGAGTCAAAAGCCACAAAAACGGGGCCACGCCCACGGTACAGGGGGGCAATGAGCTTTGAAATACTCAATGTTTTGCCCTTGCCCTGGGTCTGCGCGTGAAAATCATCATCATAGGCATTGATGTACTTGCCGTTCTGTTCCTTGTTGGTCATGGCAAGTACGCCGTCCACGCCTTCAATGCCAAAAACTTCGGGGCTGACCGCAGCGGAGATGACATCAATAAACGAGGCAGAACACACCCAGGCGTCAAAGCCGTTGACTTCAAGCGCGTGGAACAGCTCTTGAATTTCAGGCGATACCGTTATGCCCTGCTTGTATGATACCGTGATCTGCCCGGCCTTGCTGCCCTTGTAGGCCGCAGGGCTCTGCCACTTGCGCTTTTGCCAGAAGGCAGGGTCAGCGCTGCCCTTGCGGTAGTGCACAAAGGCCTCGTGCGCCATGCCGTAAACCTGCTGGGGCGTCATACCCGTAAACCAGTAGGTGATCCAGGGGTAGGAAACAGAAACATCCATGGTGTCGCCAATGGCGTCATAAAGCCAGCGCGCCTTGGTGGCAAATTCCTTCCAGTCGTCGCTGGCCTGCATCTTCTGCATTCTTTCGCCGTAAACTCCGGCGGGGGAAACATAACCCTGCGCGTACAGCCGCTTGTATGCGGCAGCGGCATCGGCAGCAACCGTGGCAACCGTGAGATTGTTATATTCCTTGCCCAGATCCATGTTGATATCCGGCACGCCGGTGGTCAGCACGGCGTACATTTGCTCGGGCTTGACGGCAAAGCGCATGTGCTCCAGCTGATAGATTGCAAGCTGCTCTTCCACATCCAGAATGGAAACAGTGTTGTCAAAATCAAAAACAGCGTAAGGCCGGATGGAAGGATTATAGTTGGGGCTGCCCTTGCCATAGAGCACAAACATTTCATTGAGGCTCTGCCTGACGGTGGGATCCCACCCCTCGCGCTGCAACATGACAGTATCCGCTGCGCCAGCGGCGGAAGCCATGAACATCGCCACAGTAACCAACACACAGCACACCCATAATCTGCATTTTTGCATATCGTACACTCCTGCAATCATTTTTGTTCCCAGCACTGCCATGCCAAGAGAATAGCCCCAAGCCGCAGCTCAACATTTGAATTTTCACAGCTTGAGTAAACTTGTAAGTGACAAAAATGTTGCAGTTTGCGTGCCATTAATAAATTTTCAACAATTTGTTTTAATTACTAAAATATGCCAAGGCATCATAAAATGACGTAGTCTTGATACAATTCCGTAAAAAAGACATGCAAGTAAGACAAAATTGTAATTTTATGTATTTGTGGAATTATATGCTTTTCATACTAAAAAGGCCGCCCTGCGGACGACCCATCATGACGGCGCAGATGCTTCCCGACAAATTTAAAAGCAGCACATTATGCGGAAGGCTGCGGCATCGCCTCGTGCATGGCTTGCTCAAACTGCAGAGTATAGCTGTCCAGCTTCTTTTTCCGGTTGTAGTCGTTGGAGCTCTTCATATACAGGCCCCCGCCAGCGGCTACCACCAGCGCGGCAATACCGCCGAACTTGGCGCTCATATACAGGGCCTCGGGCAAACGGCGCGCAAGTTCATCCATGCTTTCTGTAAACAGATGCATGAGAAAGCTGAAACAGACCAGCCCAACCAGAAAGACTATGACGCTGACCTTGCAGACCTTTTTCAAAGGGTAGGATTCCAGGTCATACTCGGTAACGCGGCTCACGCCGCAGCGTTTCATCAAGGATGCGGCGTCCACAAAATCATGCTTCCAGCCTGATGTTTGGTTGCTTGCAGCATAGACTTCCAGAGCAGCACCATCGCCGCCCTCTGTGGTGCTGGCCGGGCCAAGGCAACCGAGCTTCAGGCAGTCCCCTACCGCGACAGGGCAGAAATCGGGAAGGGGCAACTGCGCCTCCGCGCCGTTTTCAAGCCGAACTACAGCGCACTGCCATTGCTTGCGGCCCCGAGGCATGCACAGTTTTGCACCACTGCCCAAAGCGATGTTCTGCTCCTGCGCAGAAGCCTGCCAGGGGGCAACTGCCAGCACATGGGCCTCAACGGCACATGCCCGAAAGACTCTGCCTTCAACTGTAAAATCCATGAAAACCTCTCTCCATAATGCGCCCGTGGGGCTTGCCCCTCTTTACCGGGGCAGCAGCGTTTCCTCAAGGGCAAGATCTACGGGAACCTCACGCGAGGGCAGCGACTTGTCTATGCGCACCGTGCCCGCAGGGGCGTTGCGCATAGGTTTGACGTGACGCACCTCGGCATA encodes:
- a CDS encoding acetate kinase, whose amino-acid sequence is MKILVINAGSSSCKYQLLEMDTRSVLCSGLAERIGQEGGRLTHKIAPDTDKEEKLVREAFFPTHVEAMELVIALLTDADKGVIKDKSEIYAIGHRVLHGGEAVSDPVLVNERVKQIVEECAVLGPLHNPANLMGIEVAEKLFPGVPNVAVFDTEFGMGMPKEAFMYALPYELYEELRIRRYGFHGTSHKYIANATAEFLGKPLSELRSITMHLGNGSSMSCVKNGKCFDTSMGLTPLEGLVMGTRCGTIDPAIVPFVMEKKGLSPSEADTLMNKKSGLLGLCGYTDMRDVHAQVDKGNERAELALKLLVRSIKKTLGSYFFLLEGNVDALVFTAGIGENDDIVRAMVCEGLEAFGIKLNKEENSTRKPGARIITTPDSKIPVIIIPTNEELQIALATVEVLKK